A part of Scophthalmus maximus strain ysfricsl-2021 chromosome 20, ASM2237912v1, whole genome shotgun sequence genomic DNA contains:
- the LOC118285534 gene encoding transmembrane protein 132D-like: protein MTLVRRLRSLLPVVTVAVLAAVKVAECQKVAEDPGTSFTPSPVYPSVNFQVVNVDHVLLRQGSPGPSGNSSLKAQTQTQTFYITGPGAGQSAVNASYGPLTVDAPIPPHLLLSGRRILPVILGRQVRSSSPLVKILFHMPTDINITAGRERSGKDTGGKSAGVKTKDGAHCVTAYAFWETREVRGACLASPGGFCVAQLKPEPAWFSSASRSGSSSGEAGKTEGIKGLQGNLVEVYFQSRRDQTGQCTPQDSLQRVGVGRGRGRDSGGSGTPMRRIGSVNLLRTPPGNPTFFRLRLGGAVVIQTSSKPLKTKDVATFYIFLASTSTLDKFTVRATVKTGLSFSAARPSDSALWDIVVEPGRGATPNSVSVVCHRKVAVTAKRGLLEVLQLDFVPRDVSEQAESQTISWRLDLPGNVKDVGIMRIYTTQRDYVGLAPLVMNTDILNTAVLTGKMVSVPVKTLAVEADGSVTDVTNYTNCRSAEEDVLKVSERCDYIYVNGKETRGKNRVMLNFTYGFLSAQLEMSVWMPRLPLLIDVADPELSQIKGWRVPVTTGNRRSTWDSEEEEEMRKGRGCMLQYQHSTLRVLTPFVAQAGAEVLLDPLTGAEPVDYFLGPDWQVDVTSLVRKSLKVSDPDVARVQDGPVLQGRAVGTTSVQVLSPLTSSVLAERAIRVVDDKVSVTELGVQLISGLSLSLQPSLGSHRAMVATATTREMITQLKQEAVVSCWVHFSDGAVAPLEQFDRGVYSLTVSTPDDGVATVRRTPLSTFVVAQGEGEGQGALVRVELRICEECQKSKRKSKLAVGTGLLRINFQSSSRGGGGSAVVPDVGKDYEGGASELIGDLRATMTSQRSVTDMDKWLLKSILPDQQESTMAETTPSTTSSTRNVQPNVVWIGTTTRATRATTDAVIPTTATRTLSTPDLNTPLSTDKPAATTVGVMNGEEQKRSYGNMLDNPNSPPDKDIPKAEAPEVIESDLIRTFRAMSDLEIGMYALVGVSCVAIFAFILNCASYSLCSRKHKTPIQAGPIPSGDPKDHKHDWVWLGTNDQNTPAPGAPNQVSTLKREAHRPLESRHSIDSMGRHSLEGDLPTISVPAVPERTATLGRSRTGSQQQFQGKAIDPMANRSATLLARPHRSEPLHSPTSKRNQVQFTTFTTLDIKHLAALKRNGVDLHWAHQQQMQQHQAPAELQAPLPDMPWPVVKPLGEPQ, encoded by the exons ATGACGCTCGTCCGTCGCCTGCGATCTCTGCTCCCTGTCGTGACAGTGGCTGTGCTCGCGGCTGTTAAAg TTGCTGAGTGTCAGAAGGTTGCTGAAGACCCTGGGACGTCCTTCACACCATCTCCAGTTTATCCTTCCGTCAACTTCCAGGTTGTCAATGTGGACCATGTGTTGTTGAGGCAGGGCAGTCCAGGGCCATCAGGGAACTCCAGCCTGAAggctcagactcagactcagactttTTACATCACCGGTCCAGGAGCTGGCCAATCAGCCGTCAACGCTTCATACGGCCCTCTGACTGTAGATGCCCCAATCCCTCCACACCTGCTGCTCAGTGGGCGCAGGATCCTGCCAGTCATTTTGGGCCGCCAGGTTcgttcctcgtctcctcttgtcAAGATCCTCTTCCACATGCCCACAGATATCAACATCACTGCTGGGCGAGAACGGTCTGGAAAAGATACTGGCGGGAAAAGCGCCGGAGTCAAGACAAAGGACGGAGCTCACTGTGTGACGGCCTACGCCTTCTGGGAGACGAGGGAGGTTCGTGGGGCATGCCTGGCGTCTCCAGGTGGATTCTGTGTGGCACAGCTGAAGCCAGAACCTGCCTGGTTCAGCTCGGCCAGTCGCTCAGGGAGCTCCAGCGGGGAGGCAGGAAAAACCGAAGGGATTAAGGGACTTCAGGGGAACCTCGTGGAGGTCTACTTCCAGAGTCGGAGGGACCAGACGGGCCAGTGCACCCCGCAGGATAGCCTGCAACGTGTAGGtgtgggaagaggaagaggaagagactcTGGGGGGTCAGGGACACCCATGAGGCGTATAGGAAGTGTTAATCTGCTCAGAACTCCACCAGGGAACCCCACCTTCTTTCGGCTGAGGCTGGGAGGCGCCGTGGTGATCCAGACTTCCTCCAAACCCCTGAAGACCAAAGACGTGGCAACTTTCTATATCTTCCTAGCAAGTACATCTACCTTGGACAAATTCACAGTCAG GGCGACAGTAAAAACGGGTCTGTCGTTCAGTGCAGCGCGGCCCAGCGACTCAGCGCTGTGGGACATTGTGGTGGAGCCTGGCAGAGGAGCGACCCCCAACTCCGTGTCCGTTGTCTGCCACAGGAAGGTCGCTGTCACTGCAAAGAG GGGTCTCCTGGAGGTTTTACAGCTCGACTTTGTGCCGCGAGATGTTTCAGAGCAGGCCGAGAGTCAGACGATTTCCTGGCGCCTGGACTTGCCGGGGAACGTCAAGGACGTGGGCATCATGCGGATCTACACAACTCAGAGAGACTACGTGGGGCTGGCCCCTCTGGTCATG AACACCGATATCTTGAATACCGCGGTGCTGACGGGTAAAATGGTGTCCGTCCCCGTGAAAACTCTGGCCGTGGAGGCTGATGGCTCAGTCACTGACGTCACCAACTACACCAACTGTAGGTCTGCAGAGGAGGATGTACTCAAG GTGTCGGAGCGCTGTGactatatatatgtaaatgggaaagagacgagaggaaagaaCAGGGTGATGCTCAACTTCACTTATGGTTTCTTGAGTGCCCAGCTGGAGATGAGCGTATGGATGCCACGGCTGCCCTTGCTCATCGATGTGGCCGACCCCGAGCTCAGCCAGATCAAAGGCTGGAGAGTCCCTGTTACTACGGGCAACAGGAG GTCTACATGggacagtgaggaagaggaggagatgaggaaaggCAGGGGCTGCATGCTGCAGTACCAGCACTCGACACTCAGGGTGCTCACACCCTTCGTGGCTCAGGCTGGTGCCGAGGTACTGCTGGACCCGCTAACTGGGGCAGAGCCTGTTGACTACTTCCTCGGTCCTGACTGGCAG GTGGATGTGACCAGTCTTGTACGCAAGTCTCTAAAAGTGTCGGACCCTGACGTAGCCAGGGTGCAGGATGGGCCAGTGCTGCAGGGACGGGCTGTGGGCACTACTTCTGTACAG GTGCTGTCCCCTCTGACGTCTTCGGTCCTGGCCGAGAGGGCCATCAGGGTGGTGGACGACAAAGTGAGCGTGACAGAGCTGGGAGTACAGTTGATTTCTGGACTCTCTCTGTCCCTGCAGCCCAGCCTGGGGAGCCACAGGGCCATGGTTGCCACGGCAACCACGCGGGAGATGATCACGCAGCTCAAACAG GAAGCGGTGGTGAGCTGCTGGGTTCACTTCAGCGATGGTGCAGTCGCTCCGTTGGAGCAGTTCGACCGCGGCGTCTACTCACTGACGGTCTCCACCCCAGATGATGGGGTGGCCACAGTACGCCGCACCCCGCTGTCCACATTTGTGGTAGCACAAGGTGAAGGTGAGGGTCAGGGGGCGCTGGTGAGGGTGGAGCTGAGGATCTGCGAGGAATGCCAGAAGTCCAAGAGGAAGAGCAAACTGGCAGTGGGCACTGGGCTCCTCAGAATCAACTTCCAGAGTagcagcagaggaggtggaggtagcGCGGTCGTCCCTGACGTAGGTAAAGATTACGAGGGTGGTGCATCAGAATTGATAGGAGATCTGAGAGcgacgatgacatcacagcgtTCTGTCACAGATATGGATAAATGGTTGTTAAAAAGTATATTGCCTGACCAGCAAGAGTCCACCATGGCAGAAACAACCCCCTCAACAACATCTTCTACAAGAAATGTGCAGCCAAATGTCGTGTGGATTGGGACTACGACCAGAGCTACAAGGGCGACCACAGATGCTGTCATTCCCACAACGGCCACTAGGACTCTGAGCACACCGGACTTGAATACACCACTGAGCACTGACAaaccagcagcaacaacagTGGGTGTCATGAACGGTGAAGAACAAAAGAGAAGCTATGGAAACATGCTCGACAACCCCAATTCACCCCCTGACAAAGACATTCCCAAAGCTGAAGCCCCCGAAGTGATCGAGAGCGACCTCATCCGGACATTCAGAGCCATGTCAGACTTGGAAATCGGCATGTATGCCTTGGTGGGGGTTTCCTGTGTGGCTATCTTCGCTTTTATACTCAACTGTGCTTCATATAGCCTCTGTTCCCGTAAACACAAGACGCCCATACAGGCAGGCCCGATCCCCAGCGGGGACCCAAAGGACCACAAGCATGACTGGGTGTGGCTTGGGACCAATGATCAAAACACTCCAGCTCCAGGTGCCCCGAATCAGGTGTCCACGCTGAAGCGTGAGGCACATCGTCCCCTGGAGTCCCGTCATTCCATCGACTCCATGGGCCGCCACAGTCTGGAGGGCGACCTGCCCACCATCAGCGTCCCCGCTGTCCCCGAACGAACTGCCACCCTGGGCCGCAGCAGGACCGGCTCCCAGCAGCAGTTCCAGGGGAAAGCTATTGACCCCATGGCGAACCGCTCGGCCACTTTGTTGGCCAGGCCACACCGCAGCGAGCCGCTCCATTCGCCCACCAGCAAGCGGAACCAGGTGCAGTTCACCACCTTCACCACGCTGGACATCAAGCACTTGGCGGCGCTGAAGAGGAACGGTGTGGACTTACACTGGGCCCACcagcagcagatgcagcagcaccaGGCCCCTGCCGAGCTTCAGGCACCTTTACCTGACATGCCATGGCCTGTAGTGAAACCTCTGGGAGAGCCCCAGTGA